A stretch of Dyella sp. BiH032 DNA encodes these proteins:
- a CDS encoding penicillin-binding protein activator, translating to MRLIRATGFGLMISLALSGCVPPSVTRTPAEVSAEENAAAMARDGRFDQAAQAYLALAQSSPAYADHYRLLAAEAYRQEGRLEQAAPFLSAIKRQRLAGDEPVRLDLLQAEYALKQNDAHRALQLVTQPGVAVPAGLQLRLLELRAKAMDATGDTWGAARSRVEMDDRLTGLDQSQNRKQILAQLTKLGVDPLKQRASAMQQGDRMLPWINEALSQLGVAVARPQPALEQQVGTMMPGQDANVREGYKMPERVALLLPASGSFAAAGMAIREGFFAAYADAARNRAPRPPVKVYDSGGTAAGAVKAYQQAVSDGAKLVVGPLTRGEVAALFGQAQLPVPLLALNHPDDKSLPANGVAEFGLLPETEGAQAADHMVERGLHVAYVVVSGEDFGQRAANAFKAELEARGGKVAGMATLNGSSVNYASLIAGLNAADAGPDAGVFISMRPQQARLLVPQLRLARVNLPVFATSHVYAGVDDAGANHDLEGLEFCDAPWLFDAQPGLPEHGEIAAQLPTARGPAARLFAFGMDAWNLVPYVDWLREHTGSYLPGASGQLTADQFGRVRRVLVWAKFQDGVAHPLSGSLQMDSAPAQAPPAAGEPGQG from the coding sequence ATGCGCCTGATTCGCGCCACAGGCTTTGGCCTGATGATCTCGCTGGCGCTCAGCGGCTGCGTACCGCCGAGCGTGACGCGCACTCCGGCCGAAGTCTCCGCCGAGGAAAACGCCGCCGCGATGGCGCGTGATGGCCGCTTCGACCAGGCCGCGCAAGCCTACCTGGCTCTCGCGCAAAGCTCGCCGGCATATGCCGATCATTACCGCCTGCTGGCCGCCGAGGCTTATCGCCAGGAAGGCCGACTGGAACAGGCCGCCCCGTTCCTTTCCGCTATCAAGCGCCAGCGCCTGGCCGGGGACGAACCGGTCCGCCTGGATCTGCTCCAGGCCGAATACGCCCTCAAGCAGAACGACGCGCACCGCGCGCTGCAGCTGGTCACGCAACCCGGCGTCGCCGTACCCGCCGGCCTGCAACTGCGCCTGCTGGAGCTTCGCGCGAAGGCGATGGACGCCACGGGCGATACCTGGGGCGCCGCGCGCAGCCGCGTGGAGATGGACGACCGGCTGACGGGCCTGGACCAGTCGCAGAATCGCAAGCAGATCCTCGCCCAACTCACCAAACTGGGCGTCGATCCGCTGAAGCAGCGCGCCTCCGCCATGCAGCAAGGCGACCGCATGCTGCCGTGGATCAACGAGGCCTTGAGTCAGCTAGGCGTGGCGGTGGCCCGGCCGCAACCGGCGCTCGAACAGCAGGTCGGCACCATGATGCCGGGGCAGGATGCCAACGTGCGCGAGGGCTACAAGATGCCCGAACGCGTCGCACTCCTGCTGCCGGCGAGCGGCAGCTTCGCCGCCGCCGGCATGGCCATCCGCGAAGGGTTCTTCGCCGCCTACGCCGACGCGGCCCGCAACCGCGCGCCGCGCCCGCCGGTGAAGGTCTACGACAGCGGCGGCACCGCCGCCGGGGCGGTCAAGGCGTACCAGCAGGCGGTCAGCGACGGCGCGAAGCTGGTCGTCGGGCCGCTGACGCGCGGCGAGGTTGCCGCTCTGTTCGGCCAGGCTCAATTGCCGGTTCCCCTCCTCGCGCTCAATCATCCCGACGACAAGAGCCTGCCGGCCAACGGCGTCGCGGAATTCGGTCTGCTGCCCGAAACTGAGGGAGCCCAGGCCGCCGACCACATGGTCGAGCGCGGCCTGCACGTCGCCTATGTGGTCGTCAGCGGCGAGGATTTCGGGCAGCGCGCCGCCAACGCTTTCAAGGCGGAGCTGGAAGCCCGCGGCGGCAAGGTCGCCGGCATGGCCACGCTCAATGGCAGCAGCGTCAACTACGCCTCGCTCATCGCGGGCTTGAATGCGGCCGACGCGGGCCCGGATGCGGGCGTCTTCATCAGCATGCGTCCGCAGCAGGCACGCCTGCTCGTGCCGCAACTGCGGCTGGCGCGCGTGAACCTGCCGGTGTTCGCCACGTCGCACGTGTACGCAGGTGTCGACGACGCCGGTGCCAACCACGACCTGGAAGGCCTCGAGTTCTGCGACGCTCCGTGGCTGTTCGACGCCCAGCCGGGCCTGCCCGAGCATGGCGAAATCGCCGCCCAGCTCCCCACCGCACGCGGTCCCGCCGCCCGCCTGTTCGCGTTCGGCATGGACGCATGGAACCTCGTTCCCTACGTCGACTGGCTGCGCGAGCACACGGGCAGCTACTTGCCCGGCGCCAGCGGCCAGCTAACCGCCGACCAATTCGGGCGCGTGCGGCGCGTGCTGGTGTGGGCAAAGTTCCAGGATGGCGTGGCTCACCCGCTCAGCGGCAGCCTGCAGATGGACAGCGCGCCAGCACAGGCGCCGCCTGCCGCGGGTGAGCCGGGCCAGGGCTGA
- a CDS encoding YraN family protein gives MRAAGALFEERACNALRQAGLMLLARNFHTRHGELDLVMRHGDTVVFVEVRHRMRALHGDAASSVTPTKQAKLVSAAHLWLSAHPQHAQRPCRFDVVCYDGPADAARMTWLRNAFEAS, from the coding sequence ATGCGGGCAGCCGGTGCCCTGTTCGAAGAGCGCGCCTGTAACGCCCTGCGGCAGGCAGGGCTTATGTTGCTCGCGCGCAATTTCCATACGCGCCACGGCGAACTCGATCTGGTCATGCGCCACGGCGACACCGTGGTGTTCGTGGAAGTACGGCACCGGATGCGAGCTCTCCACGGCGACGCGGCAAGCTCGGTGACCCCGACCAAGCAGGCCAAGCTGGTCAGCGCCGCTCATCTCTGGCTCTCCGCCCATCCCCAGCATGCCCAACGGCCCTGCAGGTTCGACGTGGTCTGCTATGACGGGCCCGCCGACGCCGCCCGGATGACCTGGCTGCGCAACGCGTTCGAGGCGAGCTGA